A DNA window from Armatimonadota bacterium contains the following coding sequences:
- a CDS encoding cytochrome c, translating to MPQITDNQDYSAGGSPIPPDDEIRERRFQERNLRLITGLVFVIVVVALVLPGVLYFGHELPPWSMRYNQPADSTGYQTPPTQQFVVAGAVPRTGVPHAYPDQADGAVPAAAARIKNPPAGDPKALTTGKVVYAENCAFCHGVNGLGDGPAGESYIPRPPDLTNRKAQSLSAGTMYYKITNGILSTPIPEARKYLPREWHAFRGTISERDRWAVVSYIRSLRLSGAAEAPGPAESAAPMPPTGDTN from the coding sequence ATGCCACAGATAACCGACAATCAGGACTACAGCGCGGGCGGATCGCCGATTCCGCCGGACGATGAAATCCGGGAGCGGCGCTTCCAGGAGCGTAACCTTCGCCTGATCACGGGGTTGGTGTTCGTGATCGTCGTGGTGGCGCTCGTCCTTCCGGGCGTTCTCTATTTCGGACACGAACTGCCGCCTTGGAGCATGCGCTACAACCAGCCGGCCGACTCCACGGGCTACCAGACGCCGCCAACCCAGCAGTTTGTCGTGGCGGGCGCGGTGCCGAGGACAGGCGTTCCGCACGCGTATCCGGACCAGGCCGACGGCGCGGTCCCTGCGGCGGCCGCCCGCATCAAAAACCCGCCGGCCGGCGACCCGAAGGCCCTCACAACCGGCAAAGTGGTCTACGCCGAGAACTGTGCCTTCTGTCACGGTGTTAACGGGCTGGGAGATGGGCCCGCGGGCGAGAGTTACATCCCGCGCCCGCCCGACCTCACGAACCGTAAGGCGCAGTCGCTGTCGGCCGGGACTATGTACTACAAGATTACCAACGGTATCCTGTCGACCCCCATCCCGGAGGCTCGGAAATACCTGCCGCGCGAGTGGCACGCCTTCCGGGGTACGATCAGCGAGCGCGATCGATGGGCTGTGGTTTCCTACATCAGGTCGCTCCGCCTGAGCGGCGCGGCGGAAGCGCCGGGACCCGCCGAATCGGCGGCGCCGATGCCGCCAACGGGGGATACGAACTAA
- a CDS encoding cytochrome c3 family protein, with the protein MRWETRNVIFGLVILIALLPLLFVRSSKAFGVNAPKQPVDFFHRVHAGDKQIACQYCHAQTTQSSFAGMPATQLCIRCHRVIIPNHPEIKKLKAFWEKGEGVPWERVNRLPGFVYFTHKAHISAGVPCETCHGDMRKMDRARQATPMNMGWCVTCHRTNKYKKAPTDCVVCHR; encoded by the coding sequence ATGAGGTGGGAGACGCGAAACGTCATCTTCGGGCTTGTCATCCTGATCGCGTTGCTCCCGCTGCTGTTCGTCAGGTCATCCAAAGCGTTTGGAGTGAACGCGCCGAAGCAGCCGGTGGATTTCTTCCATCGCGTCCACGCGGGTGACAAGCAGATTGCCTGCCAGTACTGCCACGCCCAGACGACGCAGTCGTCGTTCGCCGGCATGCCCGCCACCCAGCTCTGCATCCGCTGTCACAGGGTCATCATCCCGAACCACCCGGAGATCAAGAAGCTCAAGGCCTTCTGGGAAAAGGGCGAGGGCGTCCCATGGGAACGGGTGAACCGCCTCCCCGGGTTCGTCTACTTCACGCACAAGGCGCACATCTCGGCCGGCGTGCCGTGCGAGACCTGCCACGGTGATATGAGAAAGATGGACCGCGCGCGCCAGGCAACCCCGATGAACATGGGCTGGTGCGTAACGTGCCACCGCACCAATAAATACAAGAAAGCCCCTACGGATTGTGTCGTATGCCACAGATAA
- a CDS encoding DUF3341 domain-containing protein: MSELRGVVGYFDDPDALRAGIDHFNGIRGMRPEVYTPIPDMSAIYALNPSTSGVRWFSLVGGLSGIAAALAMTIWMSWDYPVIVGGKPITSLPPYLVVAFELMVLFGSIASVIGFLFMSRLPDLTPSDAYRPPMGVDRFALYLACSDETERGRAAGELLAAGATETVDIHHAGLGRLQVNQ; this comes from the coding sequence ATGAGCGAGCTTCGAGGAGTCGTGGGCTACTTCGACGATCCGGACGCCCTGCGCGCCGGCATCGACCACTTCAACGGCATCCGCGGCATGCGCCCGGAGGTGTACACGCCCATCCCGGACATGTCGGCGATCTACGCCCTGAACCCGAGCACCAGCGGGGTCCGGTGGTTCAGCCTCGTCGGCGGCCTGTCCGGCATCGCGGCCGCCCTTGCGATGACGATCTGGATGTCCTGGGACTACCCGGTGATCGTCGGCGGCAAGCCGATCACGTCGCTCCCGCCGTATCTGGTGGTCGCTTTCGAATTGATGGTTCTGTTCGGGTCGATCGCTTCCGTCATCGGGTTTCTGTTTATGTCGCGCCTGCCGGACCTGACCCCCAGCGACGCGTATCGCCCGCCGATGGGAGTGGACAGGTTCGCATTGTATCTGGCGTGCAGCGACGAGACCGAACGCGGCCGGGCGGCCGGGGAGCTGCTGGCAGCGGGCGCCACGGAAACCGTAGATATCCACCATGCCGGGCTCGGTCGATTGCAGGTGAACCAATGA
- the nrfD gene encoding NrfD/PsrC family molybdoenzyme membrane anchor subunit yields MHEHTHQNAPNGEAYRKVTDDVLRPMQSYSLGWMAGVAFCAFLILVGAISEGYQLKYGMGMSGLMHPMMWAVYITNFVWWIGIAHSGTLISAFLFLFRAPFRAAFSRASEAMTLFAVMTAGLFPLIHLGRPWRAYWLMPYPNERMLWINFRSALVLDVFAVTTYFIVSTLFFWLGLIPDVAVVRDRSKGWKRTIYGLLSVGWEGRGKQWRHYWMAYSVLACLAAPLVVSVHSVVSWDFASAIVPGWHSTISAPYFVAGAILSGLAMVLTLLIPLRKNLALQEYITIDRMEQIAKLTLLMSMVVGYSYLSEHFMTLYGREPSDLADLWNKVRGTWASPFWAMNFCNVIAPLILFWRPARRNIPTLFVVSIIINIGMWLERFNIIAGSLARDYNPYAWAPTFYHFRPVEVGITLGSLGWFMFFFLLFTKFLPVLPIAELKRDILLEHREDIAIEEAHEHPRVPGGVKPAEATES; encoded by the coding sequence ATGCACGAGCATACCCACCAAAACGCGCCGAACGGCGAGGCATACAGGAAGGTCACCGACGATGTGCTGCGGCCCATGCAGTCGTACAGCCTCGGCTGGATGGCCGGCGTCGCGTTCTGCGCCTTCCTGATTCTGGTCGGAGCCATATCGGAAGGGTACCAGCTGAAGTACGGCATGGGCATGAGCGGCCTGATGCACCCGATGATGTGGGCGGTGTATATCACCAACTTTGTCTGGTGGATCGGAATTGCCCACTCCGGCACGCTCATCTCGGCCTTTCTGTTCCTGTTCCGTGCGCCGTTCCGCGCCGCGTTCAGCCGCGCCTCCGAGGCGATGACCCTGTTTGCGGTTATGACGGCCGGCCTGTTCCCTCTGATCCACCTCGGCCGGCCATGGCGGGCGTACTGGCTGATGCCGTATCCCAACGAGCGTATGTTGTGGATCAATTTCCGGTCGGCGCTCGTTCTGGACGTCTTCGCCGTCACGACGTACTTCATCGTTTCCACACTGTTCTTCTGGCTCGGGCTGATCCCCGATGTGGCGGTCGTCCGCGATCGTTCGAAGGGGTGGAAGCGGACCATCTACGGCCTGCTGTCGGTCGGCTGGGAAGGGCGCGGGAAGCAGTGGCGCCACTACTGGATGGCGTATTCCGTGCTGGCGTGCCTTGCGGCGCCGCTGGTTGTGTCGGTCCACTCCGTGGTATCCTGGGACTTCGCGTCCGCCATCGTTCCCGGGTGGCACTCCACGATTTCGGCCCCGTACTTCGTGGCCGGCGCCATCCTGTCCGGATTAGCCATGGTGCTGACGCTCCTGATCCCGCTACGCAAGAACCTGGCGCTGCAGGAATACATTACCATCGACCGGATGGAGCAGATCGCGAAGCTCACGCTGCTGATGTCGATGGTGGTGGGATACTCGTACCTTAGCGAACATTTCATGACGCTCTACGGGCGGGAACCCTCCGACCTTGCCGACCTGTGGAACAAAGTCCGCGGGACTTGGGCCTCGCCGTTCTGGGCCATGAACTTCTGCAACGTGATCGCCCCGCTCATCCTCTTCTGGCGCCCGGCGCGACGGAATATCCCCACGCTGTTCGTCGTTTCGATCATCATCAACATCGGCATGTGGCTGGAACGGTTCAACATCATCGCGGGCAGCCTGGCGCGGGACTACAACCCTTACGCGTGGGCGCCCACCTTCTATCACTTCCGCCCGGTTGAAGTCGGCATCACGCTCGGCAGTCTCGGCTGGTTCATGTTCTTCTTCCTGCTGTTCACCAAGTTCCTCCCGGTGCTGCCGATCGCAGAATTGAAGCGCGATATCCTGCTGGAGCATCGCGAGGACATCGCGATTGAGGAAGCGCACGAGCATCCGAGGGTGCCCGGCGGGGTCAAGCCCGCGGAGGCGACCGAATCATGA